The Apium graveolens cultivar Ventura chromosome 6, ASM990537v1, whole genome shotgun sequence genome contains a region encoding:
- the LOC141666287 gene encoding 2-oxoglutarate-dependent dioxygenase 19-like has protein sequence MESPLQIIDQINIISSVQKLVTCGNKVTTIPSHYAYFKNPSDSTALPGDGIPIIDYSLLISADHNQQTKTVSELGKACRDWGFFMVKNHGISEKLYEAVFEKCEEFNSMSDDEKQEFKMKKDVMDRIKFGSSNNLSSTQVRFWRDYLKLFIHPDFNSPHKPAGFSETLLEVSRKQREVMKNLLRGVSKSLNVEESYLYNMAEMDRGMDFFAANIYPPCPQPELAVGLSPHTDFGLLIMLASNGVGGLQIQRNGTWYSVDVRPNHLMVNLGDHMEILTNGKYKSAVHRAMVNSKTTRISAVTVYGPEVNKFVVPAPEFVDDDSPPAYRGMTYRDYFIADQTSTTKGVTSLDLVRI, from the exons ATGGAATCACCATTACAAATTATAGACCAAATTAACATCATTTCTTCAGTCCAAAAACTTGTTACATGTGGTAACAAGGTCACTACCATTCCCTCTCACTATGCTTATTTCAAAAACCCTAGTGATTCTACTGCATTACCCGGTGATGGCATCCCCATTATCGATTACTCCCTTCTTATCTCCGCGGACCATAATCAGCAAACTAAAACTGTCAGTGAGCTGGGAAAAGCCTGTCGAGATTGGGGTTTTTTCATG GTGAAAAACCATGGCATATCGGAGAAACTATATGAAGCCGTGTTTGAGAAATGTGAAGAGTTTAATTCAATGTCAGATGATGAAAAACAAGAGTTTAAAATGAAAAAGGATGTCATGGACAGGATTAAGTTTGGCAGTAGCAATAATTTATCCTCAACTCAAGTAAGGTTCTGGAGGGATTATTTAAAACTCTTCATACACCCTGATTTCAACTCTCCTCATAAACCTGCAGGTTTTAG TGAGACATTGCTGGAAGTTAGTAGGAAACAAAGAGAAGTAATGAAGAACTTGCTAAGAGGAGTTTCAAAGAGCTTAAACGTTGAAGAATCGTATTTATACAACATGGCAGAAATGGATAGGGGGATGGACTTCTTTGCGGCAAACATATACCCACCATGTCCACAGCCTGAACTTGCTGTAGGTTTATCTCCGCATACTGATTTCGGACTCTTGATTATGCTTGCTTCAAATGGAGTTGGTGGCCTGCAGATACAACGAAATGGGACGTGGTATAGTGTTGATGTTCGTCCAAACCACTTGATGGTTAACCTTGGAGATCATATGGAG ATATTGACAAACGGAAAGTACAAGAGCGCTGTACACAGGGCAATGGTGAATAGTAAGACTACAAGAATATCAGCAGTCACTGTATATGGACCAGAGGTGAATAAATTTGTGGTTCCTGCACCAGAGTTTGTCGACGATGATAGTCCACCTGCTTATCGGGGAATGACATACAGAGATTATTTCATTGCTGATCAAACAAGCACCACAAAGGGAGTAACAAGTTTGGATTTGGTTAGGATCTGA